The Sulfuricurvum kujiense DSM 16994 genome contains the following window.
GCTTATCGCTCCGTTTAGCCATCTCGGAGACTAGAACCACTACTCCGGCAGTCAGTAGATATTTTACGATTAACCACGTCATGTTATTTCACTGCGACCGCATCGTTAAAAAATAGTTCCCGGTTCTCATCAAAATTCGTCACTAAAGTCTGAAAACATCCTGCCATCTCACGGATTGTTTCAATGTTGGGTTCGATATAAACCTTATTCCCTTTTTTCTCCACCGTAATAATCTTCGCTTCTTTGAGCTCTTTGATGTGGGCGGAAATGGTCGGAAGGGAAAAGTTAAAATGCTCCGCAATCGTGCTGACACAAGTAGCTATATGATTAACCTCAACACCGGGCTGTTTTTTATCCAGTGAACAGGTATATCCCCCCGTAAAAACATTTTTAAAAATCAGAAAACGGGTCTCATTGCTCAGTGCTTTGAAAATCTTGAGCTTTTGTTCCATATCGAGCATACAATCCCTTTTTACTAAATAACTCTAAAGTATTCGTTGATTATAGCATACGAGATGAAATTAGCAAATTAGCTAAATAGAATGTTATAATTTTAGTATTTAGCTAATTAGTATATTTACATTATTTTTACAATGTGCTATTACAATGATATAAAATCTTCACAAAGGCTCATCATGAAAAAATGGTTGCTCATCCTGGCTCTATCAGGAATTTTATTTGCCGAAGAAGGGGTTAAGCAGGTTGTATTTGATTTGAAAACCGGAGACATCGGTACGTTTGAAAAAAAAGTACTCCAAGGGATCGCATTCGAAAAGAGTTACTATGAAGGAAAATTGGAAAAACTGGATGTTGCCGTTGTCATTCATGGCGATGCCTACAAATTTTTTGTCAAAGATTTAAAAATTTCACCGTATAAAAACGATGCAAATCTCGCAAAAGTACACGATGAACTCCGTAAGCGGATTGCTGCGATGGCAGATACCTATGAAGTAGAGTTTTTAATGTGCGAAGCGACAATGAGAGCACTTAAAATTGATAAAAGCAATGTGTATGACTATGTCAAACTGACACCCAACTCGACAATCGGGCTGATTGATAAGCAAAATGAGCATTTCGCGTATATCCCGATTTATTAAACCCTTGACAGATTATTATAATTGTACTATCATACAGATAACTTAGCTATTTAGCTAATATCTTAAGTACTTGAGGGTTGTTAATGAAAACGTTTAAAATTGGACTAATACTTGTAGCTTTTATGATGGGATCGCCTCTGATGGCCGGACATCCAGAAAGCGAAAAATTGATTGACACAGCGAGACAAGAATCGGGTGAGATAACTCCCAAGCAACTCAAAGAGATGCTAGATACTGAAAAAAAAGTAATCGTGATGGACGTACGTGAGGAGAATCAACGTGCAGAAGGTGAAATCTACGCACCAAGCACCATGGCAATCACACGCGGAAATTTGGAATTTGAAGTGCTTAATAAAATCAAAGACAAAAATGCCGTGATCGTCACCTATTGCCGTGGAGGAAGCCGTGGTGCATTGGCGGCACAAACACTTAGAAAACTTGGATTTACCAATGCAACAACGCTCAAAGGCGGACTTAAAGGGTGGGCTCAAGAAGGATACCCGATTGAAACCGGATTAGGGGTTACTTTGCTG
Protein-coding sequences here:
- a CDS encoding DsrE family protein, with the protein product MKKWLLILALSGILFAEEGVKQVVFDLKTGDIGTFEKKVLQGIAFEKSYYEGKLEKLDVAVVIHGDAYKFFVKDLKISPYKNDANLAKVHDELRKRIAAMADTYEVEFLMCEATMRALKIDKSNVYDYVKLTPNSTIGLIDKQNEHFAYIPIY
- a CDS encoding ArsR/SmtB family transcription factor, encoding MLDMEQKLKIFKALSNETRFLIFKNVFTGGYTCSLDKKQPGVEVNHIATCVSTIAEHFNFSLPTISAHIKELKEAKIITVEKKGNKVYIEPNIETIREMAGCFQTLVTNFDENRELFFNDAVAVK
- a CDS encoding rhodanese-like domain-containing protein, which translates into the protein MKTFKIGLILVAFMMGSPLMAGHPESEKLIDTARQESGEITPKQLKEMLDTEKKVIVMDVREENQRAEGEIYAPSTMAITRGNLEFEVLNKIKDKNAVIVTYCRGGSRGALAAQTLRKLGFTNATTLKGGLKGWAQEGYPIETGLGVTLLTKEQ